Proteins encoded together in one Parvularculales bacterium window:
- a CDS encoding BolA family protein, producing the protein MPESSSAKEMFAGESSVGDFIRNRLTESFAPAHLEVIDDSARHKGHAGAREGGQSHFQVTIVASCFADKSRLERHRMVMKALEEALAGPVHALGLDILTPQEHDRRSLV; encoded by the coding sequence ATGCCTGAAAGTTCATCTGCCAAAGAAATGTTTGCCGGAGAATCATCTGTCGGTGATTTCATCCGGAACAGATTGACGGAGAGTTTTGCGCCGGCGCATCTTGAGGTGATTGATGACTCGGCCCGTCACAAGGGTCACGCCGGTGCGCGCGAAGGGGGGCAAAGCCATTTTCAGGTCACGATTGTGGCGTCATGTTTTGCAGATAAATCACGTCTGGAACGCCACCGCATGGTCATGAAGGCCCTTGAAGAAGCTCTGGCCGGACCGGTGCACGCCCTCGGTCTGGACATCCTGACACCTCAGGAGCATGACCGCCGCTCATTGGTCTGA
- the rpmB gene encoding 50S ribosomal protein L28 has product MSRRCDISGKTVQSGNNVSHANNRTRRRFLPNLCQVSLHSEALGRAVRLRISAHALRSVEHVGGLDAYLLKVRESKLSLKAKRIRRQVQKAQVQKVVASP; this is encoded by the coding sequence ATGTCCCGCCGTTGCGATATCTCCGGCAAAACCGTCCAGAGCGGCAATAATGTAAGCCACGCCAATAATAGAACACGGCGGCGCTTCTTGCCGAACCTGTGTCAGGTCTCTCTCCACAGCGAGGCGTTGGGCCGTGCGGTGCGCTTGCGCATCAGCGCTCATGCCTTGCGCTCCGTTGAGCATGTGGGCGGGCTGGATGCCTATCTGCTCAAGGTAAGAGAGTCAAAACTCTCTCTTAAGGCTAAAAGAATTAGGCGGCAGGTGCAGAAGGCCCAGGTGCAGAAAGTCGTCGCGAGCCCGTAG
- a CDS encoding J domain-containing protein, with protein sequence MKADSKLFDRIRIKPPRRKQEPEQGTRSCSWPGCRDSGHYPAPVGRHAGNMYRWFCLEHVREYNRNYNYFTGMSDEEIAAYQKAALTGLRPTWMMGSRSGESFRAFDPMDLAMDIPGTPWSRDDQYRSPMRRRPLRPLERRALEILDLEETATFSEIRARYKELVKRHHPDANGGKKDATDLLIRVIQAYDCLKSAGIFQMETETQSGNS encoded by the coding sequence ATGAAGGCCGATTCAAAACTGTTTGACAGAATCCGGATTAAACCCCCGCGCCGTAAGCAAGAGCCGGAGCAGGGAACACGCTCCTGCTCATGGCCCGGGTGCCGTGATTCAGGACATTACCCCGCACCGGTTGGCCGTCATGCCGGAAACATGTACCGGTGGTTCTGCCTGGAGCACGTCAGGGAATACAACCGCAATTATAATTATTTCACCGGCATGAGCGACGAGGAAATCGCCGCCTACCAGAAAGCCGCCCTTACCGGTTTACGCCCAACGTGGATGATGGGCTCGCGGTCAGGCGAATCCTTCCGGGCCTTTGACCCGATGGATCTTGCCATGGACATTCCCGGCACACCATGGAGCAGGGATGACCAATACCGTTCTCCCATGCGGCGGCGGCCCCTGCGGCCTCTTGAGCGCCGGGCGCTGGAAATTCTGGACCTTGAGGAGACCGCCACCTTCAGCGAAATCAGGGCACGCTATAAGGAATTGGTGAAACGTCACCATCCTGATGCCAATGGCGGCAAGAAAGATGCAACAGATTTGCTAATCCGGGTCATTCAGGCCTATGACTGTCTTAAATCTGCTGGTATTTTCCAGATGGAAACCGAAACGCAGTCCGGCAACAGTTAA
- a CDS encoding HAD family hydrolase — protein MIKCLIFDYDGTLADTQDAIYEALIQVAKEYNARQPDFSEISSHIGLPLEKIIRDVLQIPEESVLESVKQYRKIYSAIDINLAKPFPDVIKTLNLLGSMGYSLTIASSKANEFIYRFLAKWEVEGIFDHVIGSQDVQNPKPDPEAVFTLARKTGIEPDDCLVIGDTVFDMQMGKRAGSRTCYARYGYGDDQLAGPFSDYIIKNFDEVLEILEK, from the coding sequence ATGATTAAGTGTCTGATTTTCGACTATGACGGAACGCTCGCAGATACTCAAGATGCAATATATGAAGCTTTAATACAGGTGGCCAAAGAATATAATGCACGACAGCCTGATTTTTCAGAAATATCTTCTCACATTGGCTTGCCGTTAGAAAAAATCATACGTGATGTCCTTCAAATTCCGGAAGAATCCGTATTAGAATCCGTAAAACAATACCGCAAAATTTATTCTGCCATCGACATTAATTTAGCAAAACCATTTCCTGACGTGATTAAGACCTTAAATCTTCTAGGGAGTATGGGATACAGTCTGACAATAGCCTCTTCAAAAGCTAATGAATTTATTTACAGGTTTTTAGCAAAATGGGAAGTAGAAGGAATTTTTGATCATGTCATTGGCAGTCAGGATGTTCAAAATCCCAAACCTGACCCGGAAGCCGTTTTTACTTTAGCCCGCAAAACGGGTATCGAGCCTGATGACTGTCTGGTAATCGGAGATACGGTTTTCGACATGCAGATGGGGAAAAGAGCAGGTTCCCGGACTTGCTATGCCCGGTACGGGTATGGCGATGATCAACTAGCCGGGCCCTTTTCGGATTATATTATCAAAAACTTTGATGAAGTGCTTGAGATACTGGAGAAGTAG
- a CDS encoding phage Gp37/Gp68 family protein produces MADKSAIEWTDATWNPVTGCTKISVGCDNCYAARFSERFRGVPGHPFESGFDLTIRPERLSQPLEWKKPRMIFVNSMSDLFHKQIPREYITKVFETMEKANWHIYQVLTKRSSLMQKFINKRYADHPCPSHMWFGVSVENSSTRSRISHLQKTNASVRFLSVEPLIAPTGKLELDGISWVIVGGESGPGARSMEPEWALDIRNQCVKAQVAFFFKQWGGRTPKTGGRLLDGKEWNQFPKQLHVHKKQLGQRL; encoded by the coding sequence ATGGCAGATAAAAGCGCAATTGAATGGACAGATGCAACGTGGAATCCGGTAACGGGTTGTACAAAGATTAGTGTGGGTTGCGACAATTGCTACGCAGCACGTTTCTCTGAACGTTTTCGTGGTGTGCCGGGACATCCATTTGAATCTGGATTTGATCTCACAATCCGTCCTGAACGACTTTCACAGCCACTTGAGTGGAAAAAACCGCGCATGATTTTTGTAAATTCCATGAGTGATTTATTTCACAAACAGATACCCAGAGAATACATCACCAAAGTTTTTGAAACCATGGAGAAGGCAAACTGGCATATTTATCAGGTTCTCACGAAGCGTAGTTCCTTGATGCAGAAATTCATCAATAAACGCTATGCGGACCACCCCTGCCCCTCACACATGTGGTTTGGCGTATCGGTGGAAAACAGTTCAACCAGGTCCCGGATCTCACATCTGCAAAAAACCAATGCCAGTGTCCGGTTCCTCTCTGTAGAGCCGCTGATAGCCCCGACAGGTAAACTCGAATTAGATGGCATCAGCTGGGTTATTGTCGGTGGTGAAAGCGGCCCGGGAGCACGTTCTATGGAGCCGGAATGGGCATTGGACATACGCAATCAATGCGTGAAGGCACAAGTTGCATTCTTTTTCAAACAATGGGGCGGAAGGACTCCGAAAACTGGTGGCAGGCTTCTAGATGGCAAAGAATGGAATCAATTTCCCAAACAACTTCATGTTCATAAAAAGCAACTAGGGCAAAGACTGTGA
- the umuD gene encoding translesion error-prone DNA polymerase V autoproteolytic subunit, whose protein sequence is MARGGARKGAGRPKGSGKFGEKTVPLRVPASMVSDITAFIEANGYKVPLFSSKVAAGEPLWADDHIAEHIPLSPQMVRDPENTFCVQVDGDSMLDAGIEPDDILVVDKSLPAEHGKIVVAAMNGELTVKRLHHINEEVSLMPENAAYRPIEIREENNLHIWGVVTNIIKQEN, encoded by the coding sequence ATGGCACGGGGTGGAGCGAGGAAGGGCGCTGGCAGGCCCAAGGGATCCGGAAAATTTGGAGAGAAAACAGTACCACTGCGCGTGCCGGCCAGCATGGTGAGCGACATCACCGCATTCATAGAGGCGAATGGATATAAGGTGCCACTATTCTCCAGTAAAGTGGCAGCAGGAGAACCCTTATGGGCAGATGACCACATTGCGGAACATATACCGCTTTCGCCGCAGATGGTGCGCGACCCGGAAAATACTTTCTGCGTTCAGGTGGATGGAGACTCCATGCTGGACGCTGGTATTGAGCCAGATGATATTTTGGTGGTGGATAAGAGCTTGCCCGCGGAACATGGAAAGATTGTCGTGGCTGCCATGAACGGCGAGCTGACGGTCAAGAGACTGCATCATATAAATGAAGAAGTTTCGTTGATGCCGGAAAACGCCGCGTACAGACCGATAGAAATTCGCGAAGAAAACAACCTTCATATCTGGGGTGTTGTGACTAACATCATTAAGCAGGAAAACTAG
- the cobS gene encoding cobaltochelatase subunit CobS: MTAMEKRESRRSDTPDISVSARKVFKIDVDMDVPAFSEPEDHVPDLDPDYVFNRDTTLALLAGFAHNRRVMVQGYHGTGKSTHIEQVAARLNWPCVRVNLDSHISRIDLVGRDAIVLQDGKQVTEFREGILPWALQSPTALVFDEYDAGRPDVMFVIQRVLEVSGKLTLLDQNQVIRPHPSFRLFSTTNTVGLGDTSGLYHGTQQINQGQMDRWNVVCTLNYLPHDEESRIVLAKAKEYQNAEGRDKIAAMVRVADLTRAAFINGDISTVMSPRTVLTWAENATIFKDTGFAFQATFLNKCDELERPAIAEFYQRCFGEELPDHGPHNGIVPDALKKPAQKKTDKAATQ, encoded by the coding sequence ATGACGGCCATGGAAAAACGAGAGAGCAGAAGATCAGACACGCCGGATATAAGTGTTTCAGCGCGGAAGGTATTCAAGATTGACGTGGATATGGACGTCCCCGCCTTCTCGGAGCCGGAAGACCATGTGCCTGATCTGGACCCCGACTACGTTTTCAACCGCGATACCACTCTGGCGTTGCTGGCAGGGTTTGCGCATAACCGCCGGGTGATGGTGCAGGGGTATCACGGTACGGGGAAGTCAACGCATATCGAGCAGGTCGCCGCGCGCCTTAACTGGCCCTGCGTCCGGGTTAATCTGGACAGTCATATCAGCCGCATTGATCTTGTGGGACGCGATGCCATCGTGTTGCAAGACGGCAAACAGGTCACGGAGTTTCGCGAAGGCATTCTGCCATGGGCGCTGCAAAGTCCGACAGCTCTCGTATTCGACGAATATGACGCCGGACGTCCCGATGTCATGTTTGTCATTCAACGGGTGCTGGAAGTTTCCGGCAAACTCACCCTGCTGGACCAAAATCAGGTTATCCGTCCGCACCCCTCTTTCCGCCTGTTTTCAACAACCAATACGGTAGGGCTCGGGGATACCAGCGGTCTTTATCACGGCACGCAGCAGATCAATCAGGGTCAGATGGACCGGTGGAATGTTGTCTGCACGTTGAACTATCTGCCCCATGATGAAGAATCGCGCATCGTTCTGGCGAAGGCAAAAGAATATCAGAACGCCGAAGGACGCGATAAAATCGCCGCCATGGTGCGCGTGGCGGACCTGACGCGTGCGGCCTTTATCAATGGCGACATTTCAACGGTCATGAGCCCGCGGACGGTTTTGACGTGGGCCGAGAATGCCACAATATTCAAGGATACCGGGTTTGCCTTTCAGGCGACATTCCTCAACAAATGCGATGAGTTGGAGCGGCCTGCCATCGCCGAGTTTTATCAACGCTGCTTTGGCGAAGAACTGCCGGACCATGGCCCACACAACGGGATTGTGCCAGACGCCCTGAAAAAACCCGCGCAGAAAAAAACGGACAAGGCGGCAACGCAATAG
- a CDS encoding site-specific integrase — protein MRHREKNAVRDDRHIEAFLEMLSAERGARDNTLAAYRRDLTDLIPNPFPIAMGKMCKNYWLMRVVCKKLFPISLEKQLT, from the coding sequence ATGCGGCACCGGGAAAAGAATGCTGTTCGCGACGACCGTCACATAGAAGCGTTTCTTGAAATGTTAAGCGCCGAGAGGGGGGCGCGTGATAATACGCTTGCGGCCTATCGGCGGGATTTGACGGACTTGATCCCCAACCCTTTCCCCATTGCGATGGGCAAGATGTGTAAGAATTATTGGCTTATGCGCGTAGTGTGCAAGAAACTTTTTCCCATTTCTCTTGAGAAACAACTCACCTGA
- a CDS encoding three-Cys-motif partner protein TcmP: protein MSDEQFVPEVGPWAKEKLECLGKYLAAYTTILRKQKKFKGYVYIDAFAGSGKARIRERRNTDDSEIPFFSDLQQIEEDAEQEKFIEGSPRVALGLPHPFTRYVFVELSEKQRRKLKELKQEHSDKKIRIDDRDCSEYLLWMLSQKVKWEEWRGVVFLDPFGADVPWETVNALGRTKSFEVFINFPWMAITRLANNDGDIPEGHREILDRYFGSEKWFDVMYNQQQNLFGEAIYTKEQDAAKALVNWYRERLKTTFGHASAARLIKNTKNSPLYYLIWAGPNPTGREIANYILSQGDKI, encoded by the coding sequence GTGAGCGATGAACAATTCGTACCGGAAGTTGGGCCATGGGCGAAAGAGAAACTTGAATGCCTAGGAAAATATCTTGCCGCCTATACAACAATTCTCCGTAAACAAAAAAAATTTAAGGGGTATGTTTATATTGATGCATTTGCGGGATCAGGAAAAGCTAGAATAAGAGAGAGGAGGAATACCGATGATTCCGAGATCCCTTTTTTTAGTGATCTACAGCAGATAGAAGAAGATGCAGAGCAGGAAAAATTCATAGAGGGATCTCCCAGAGTTGCTCTTGGCTTACCACACCCTTTCACCAGATATGTTTTTGTAGAACTGAGTGAGAAACAACGAAGAAAATTGAAAGAACTAAAACAAGAACATTCAGACAAGAAAATTCGCATTGATGATCGCGACTGCAGTGAATATCTACTATGGATGTTAAGTCAAAAAGTGAAATGGGAAGAGTGGCGAGGAGTGGTATTCCTTGATCCGTTTGGAGCTGATGTGCCGTGGGAAACGGTGAATGCACTGGGACGTACTAAGTCATTTGAAGTGTTTATTAACTTTCCGTGGATGGCGATTACGCGTCTGGCAAATAATGATGGTGATATCCCTGAAGGACATCGAGAAATTCTTGATCGCTATTTTGGATCGGAAAAATGGTTTGATGTTATGTACAATCAGCAACAGAACTTGTTTGGTGAAGCCATATATACAAAAGAGCAGGATGCGGCAAAAGCGCTGGTCAACTGGTACAGGGAACGGCTGAAAACCACATTCGGACACGCATCTGCCGCCCGCCTCATCAAGAACACTAAGAACAGCCCGCTTTATTACCTAATATGGGCAGGCCCGAATCCTACCGGACGGGAAATAGCCAACTACATTCTTTCGCAGGGCGACAAGATCTAA
- the cobT gene encoding cobaltochelatase subunit CobT: MPQNNSSQDSFKQALTTAMRAISGEHELTVTFSVDTPALNGLKARLPLPSREMTHVDVACARGQGDLLALGLAHHDEAIATRLQPTGSNARAIFDAVEEARVAAIGTHAMKGIANNLDAALERRCRANGLDKIQDQTEAPLPEMMALMAREKLTGLEPPEAARDIMDKWRPWVEEKAGESLERLADAVTDQALFSRIVREIIADIGFEDELGETNDNPETEEPGDEGDQQEQENESQEGEEGQPEGMSAENVDHTEGADDDDEGDSVRVDAENPPEQQGELEEEGDGNQPQLAGASASGRNAAHYNVYTTAFDETITAEDLCDIEELARLRRQLDQQLSHLQGVVSRLANRLQRRLLAQQNRSWEFDLEDGILNAARLTRVICDPSHPLSYKAEQAMSFRDTVVPLLLDNSGSMRGRPITVAAVCADILARTMERCNVRVEILGFTTRQWKGGQSRERWVDEGKPAKPGRLNDLRHIIYKNADSPWRRARRNLGLMMREGLLKENIDGEALMWAHDRLIRRPEQRRILMVISDGAPVDDSTLSVNAGNYLERHLREAISFIEEQSPVELTAIGIGHDVTRYYKRAVTIVDAEQLGGVMVDKLAELFDSDAAHSKAPRGLPPRSRRATGSRRLSAPGPSAPAA; the protein is encoded by the coding sequence ATGCCGCAAAACAACTCCTCCCAGGATTCCTTCAAGCAGGCGCTGACCACGGCGATGCGGGCCATTTCGGGCGAGCATGAACTGACGGTTACGTTCAGCGTTGACACTCCCGCGCTTAACGGACTGAAAGCCCGCCTGCCCCTGCCCTCGCGGGAGATGACGCACGTAGATGTTGCGTGCGCACGCGGACAGGGCGATCTGCTCGCACTGGGACTGGCGCACCATGACGAGGCGATTGCGACACGCCTGCAACCGACGGGGAGTAATGCGCGGGCCATTTTTGATGCGGTGGAAGAGGCGCGGGTTGCGGCCATCGGCACTCATGCGATGAAAGGCATTGCCAATAATCTTGATGCAGCCCTTGAGCGGCGGTGCCGGGCAAACGGGCTGGACAAAATACAAGATCAGACCGAAGCACCCCTGCCGGAGATGATGGCGCTGATGGCGCGGGAGAAACTGACCGGTCTTGAGCCGCCGGAAGCGGCGCGGGATATCATGGACAAATGGCGGCCGTGGGTTGAGGAGAAGGCGGGGGAGTCTCTTGAGCGTCTGGCGGATGCGGTGACGGATCAGGCTCTCTTCAGCCGCATTGTGCGCGAAATTATTGCGGATATCGGTTTTGAAGACGAGCTGGGAGAAACCAACGACAACCCGGAGACGGAAGAACCGGGTGACGAGGGTGATCAGCAGGAACAGGAGAATGAAAGCCAGGAGGGAGAAGAAGGGCAACCGGAGGGGATGTCTGCCGAGAATGTTGACCATACGGAAGGGGCCGATGACGATGATGAGGGAGACAGTGTGCGGGTTGATGCGGAAAACCCGCCGGAGCAGCAAGGCGAGCTTGAAGAAGAGGGTGACGGTAATCAGCCGCAACTGGCCGGGGCCAGCGCTTCCGGACGTAACGCGGCCCACTATAATGTCTATACAACGGCGTTTGACGAGACCATCACCGCCGAAGATTTATGCGATATTGAAGAACTGGCCCGCCTGAGGCGTCAGCTTGACCAGCAACTCTCTCACCTTCAGGGGGTCGTGTCGCGGCTGGCCAACCGTCTGCAGCGGCGGTTGCTGGCGCAGCAAAACCGCTCGTGGGAGTTTGACCTTGAGGACGGCATATTAAATGCCGCCCGTCTGACGCGGGTGATCTGTGACCCATCTCATCCCCTTTCCTACAAAGCGGAACAGGCCATGTCGTTCCGCGATACGGTGGTCCCCCTTTTGCTGGATAATTCAGGCTCGATGCGCGGCAGGCCCATTACCGTCGCGGCGGTGTGTGCGGATATTCTGGCGCGCACCATGGAACGCTGTAACGTCAGGGTCGAGATATTAGGCTTTACGACGCGTCAATGGAAAGGCGGGCAATCCCGCGAACGATGGGTTGACGAGGGCAAGCCTGCCAAACCGGGACGGCTTAATGATCTGCGTCATATCATCTACAAAAATGCCGACAGCCCGTGGCGGCGCGCCCGGCGTAATCTGGGTCTGATGATGCGCGAAGGGCTGCTCAAAGAAAACATCGACGGCGAAGCGCTGATGTGGGCACATGACCGCCTGATCAGACGGCCCGAGCAGCGGCGCATTCTGATGGTGATTTCCGACGGCGCACCGGTGGATGATTCAACGCTGTCCGTCAATGCGGGCAATTATCTGGAACGGCATTTGCGCGAGGCCATCAGTTTTATCGAGGAGCAATCACCGGTGGAACTCACGGCGATTGGCATAGGCCATGACGTCACGCGCTATTATAAACGCGCCGTGACCATTGTGGACGCCGAACAATTAGGCGGCGTGATGGTTGATAAATTAGCGGAACTGTTTGACAGCGATGCAGCACACTCTAAAGCCCCCCGGGGCCTGCCCCCGCGGAGCAGACGGGCTACGGGCTCGCGACGACTTTCTGCACCTGGGCCTTCTGCACCTGCCGCCTAA
- a CDS encoding HlyC/CorC family transporter — translation MTTLFLITTGGAIIFLMGMSAFFSGSETALTAVSRARMHRLAAEGNLRAQTVNTLIYNREQLIGAILLGNNLTNILASALATSVFLTLFGAPGVAYATIIMTALVVIFAEVLPKTWAISRADDIALWLAPAVKLVVRLFSPVAAVMTYAATRALRLVGAEVHNQPGQVSADEELRGTIDLHHQEGRVVKDSRDMIGGILDLKAVEVNEVMVHRKNMAMADADLAPADLVNQVLAGQHSRIPLWRDEPENVIGTLHARDLLDALVKSGGDINALDIPSLTRKPWFVPETISLQNQLDAFLRRKSHFAFVIDEYGGLMGLVTLEDILEEIVGNISDEHDIDIRGVRPQPNGSVNVDGNVTIRDLNRAMDWSLPDEEATTVAGLVIHEAHVIPDAGQMFTFHDFRFEILRRHRNQITALRITPQQPDQ, via the coding sequence ATGACAACACTTTTTCTTATTACCACAGGGGGAGCGATTATCTTTCTCATGGGGATGTCGGCGTTTTTTTCCGGATCGGAAACAGCGCTGACCGCCGTCTCTCGGGCGCGGATGCACCGTCTCGCCGCAGAGGGCAATCTCCGCGCGCAAACCGTCAATACGCTGATCTATAACCGCGAGCAGTTAATCGGCGCCATCCTGCTTGGCAACAACCTCACCAACATTCTCGCTTCGGCGCTGGCAACGAGCGTGTTCCTGACCCTGTTCGGGGCGCCGGGGGTGGCATACGCCACCATCATCATGACGGCGCTGGTGGTCATTTTCGCCGAAGTCCTTCCCAAAACATGGGCCATAAGCCGGGCCGACGACATTGCATTGTGGCTGGCCCCTGCGGTCAAACTTGTGGTGCGTCTGTTTTCACCCGTTGCAGCCGTCATGACCTACGCGGCCACCCGTGCGCTGCGTCTTGTCGGTGCCGAAGTACACAACCAACCCGGACAGGTCAGTGCGGATGAAGAATTGCGCGGAACCATCGACCTTCATCATCAGGAGGGCCGGGTCGTCAAGGACTCGCGCGACATGATCGGCGGCATTCTTGACCTCAAGGCCGTCGAGGTCAACGAGGTCATGGTCCACAGAAAAAACATGGCCATGGCGGATGCCGACCTTGCGCCTGCCGATCTGGTCAATCAGGTTCTTGCGGGACAGCACTCGCGTATCCCCTTATGGCGCGATGAGCCGGAAAATGTCATCGGCACCTTGCACGCCCGTGATCTGCTTGATGCGCTTGTCAAAAGCGGCGGCGATATTAACGCTCTGGATATTCCTTCCCTAACCAGAAAGCCATGGTTTGTGCCGGAGACGATATCACTGCAAAACCAGCTGGATGCTTTTCTGCGCCGCAAAAGCCATTTTGCTTTCGTGATCGATGAATATGGCGGTCTGATGGGGCTCGTAACGCTGGAGGATATTCTTGAAGAGATTGTCGGCAACATTTCCGACGAGCATGACATTGATATACGCGGGGTGCGGCCGCAACCGAACGGGTCGGTCAATGTCGACGGCAACGTGACCATCCGCGATCTTAACCGGGCGATGGACTGGTCTTTACCCGACGAAGAAGCGACCACCGTTGCCGGTCTTGTCATTCATGAAGCGCATGTCATTCCTGACGCCGGTCAGATGTTTACCTTTCATGACTTCAGGTTTGAAATCCTGCGCCGCCACCGCAATCAGATCACCGCTCTCAGAATTACCCCGCAGCAACCGGATCAATAA
- a CDS encoding shikimate kinase → MKESHPLSPPDLSSSGPQNPTDITIVLVGMMGAGKTSVGRCLAARLGLAFTDADAAIEQTTGKTIARIFQIYGEPAFRNKERHIMTKLLTHSGGIIAAGGGAFMDPHIRRCIRERAISVWLKADPDRLLRRVHNSRTRPLLNAGNPRTTLARLIKQRYPIYNLADLTVDGSDRSPSAVAEDIIERLPSVTRKTSSWKP, encoded by the coding sequence ATGAAGGAATCTCACCCCCTGTCACCCCCTGACCTGTCATCATCCGGCCCCCAAAACCCCACCGATATAACCATCGTTCTGGTCGGCATGATGGGTGCAGGCAAGACCAGTGTCGGGCGATGTCTGGCGGCGCGTCTCGGTCTCGCGTTCACGGATGCGGACGCCGCCATCGAGCAAACGACCGGCAAGACCATTGCCCGGATTTTCCAGATTTACGGCGAGCCCGCTTTTAGAAATAAAGAACGCCATATCATGACAAAACTCCTGACACACTCCGGCGGTATTATTGCGGCGGGCGGTGGAGCCTTCATGGACCCTCACATTCGCCGGTGCATCCGCGAGCGGGCTATTTCCGTATGGCTCAAGGCCGATCCGGACCGTCTGTTGCGGCGGGTTCACAATAGCCGCACGCGGCCCCTTCTGAACGCGGGAAACCCTCGCACAACACTGGCGCGTCTGATAAAACAACGTTATCCGATATACAATCTTGCAGATCTTACCGTTGACGGCAGCGACAGGTCCCCTTCCGCCGTGGCGGAGGACATTATTGAACGTTTGCCATCCGTAACAAGAAAGACATCCTCATGGAAACCCTGA
- the aroB gene encoding 3-dehydroquinate synthase, with amino-acid sequence METLTVPLGERSYPIHVGDDVLSKAGSLIAPLLARPYVAVVSDETVAHHHGEALTAGLDGAGIRHDFFSMPPGEPIKSFTGLETLLNSLSDAGVERNDTIIALGGGVIGDLTGFAASVLRRGVSFIQMPTTLLAQVDSSVGGKTGINTRHGKNLVGAFHQPKAVLSDIGTLDSLPPRDMRAGYAEVVKYALIENIRIDNTGFLDWLEAHGEALLEGDKTLRQKAIITSCAAKADIVAADETEADKRMLLNLGHTFGHALEAATGYSDRLVHGEAVAVGMVMAFDFSVRLGLCPADDATRVRHHLQQSGLPVACGDIPGILPDADALMDLMQQDKKTTDGQLVFILARGTGQAFVSRDVPRETLRDFLTEIKAT; translated from the coding sequence ATGGAAACCCTGACCGTTCCTCTCGGAGAACGCTCTTACCCTATTCATGTCGGCGACGATGTGCTCTCCAAGGCGGGAAGCCTCATTGCCCCCCTGCTGGCACGTCCTTATGTGGCGGTGGTCAGTGACGAAACCGTCGCCCATCACCACGGCGAGGCCTTAACGGCCGGTCTGGACGGGGCGGGCATCCGGCATGATTTTTTTTCCATGCCGCCCGGCGAACCGATCAAATCTTTCACCGGCCTTGAAACTTTACTGAACAGCCTGTCTGACGCGGGTGTCGAGCGCAACGACACTATCATCGCCCTGGGCGGCGGTGTCATCGGAGACCTCACCGGTTTTGCCGCGAGTGTTTTACGCCGCGGCGTCTCTTTTATCCAAATGCCGACGACTTTGCTGGCACAGGTCGACTCTTCCGTCGGGGGTAAAACCGGCATCAACACACGTCATGGCAAAAATCTGGTCGGGGCCTTTCACCAGCCCAAAGCGGTATTGAGTGACATCGGCACCCTTGACAGTTTGCCCCCGCGTGACATGCGGGCCGGCTATGCCGAGGTGGTCAAATATGCCCTGATTGAAAACATCCGGATTGACAACACAGGTTTTCTCGACTGGCTGGAGGCTCACGGCGAGGCTTTATTAGAGGGCGACAAAACGCTCAGACAAAAAGCGATTATTACCAGTTGCGCCGCCAAGGCCGACATCGTTGCCGCCGATGAAACCGAGGCCGACAAACGGATGCTCCTCAATCTGGGGCATACGTTCGGTCATGCGCTGGAAGCCGCTACCGGCTACTCGGACAGGCTTGTTCACGGCGAGGCGGTCGCGGTGGGCATGGTCATGGCGTTTGATTTTTCGGTGCGCCTTGGCCTATGCCCGGCGGATGATGCAACACGGGTACGCCACCATCTGCAACAATCGGGGCTGCCGGTTGCCTGTGGCGATATTCCGGGCATTCTGCCCGATGCCGACGCTCTCATGGACCTGATGCAACAGGATAAAAAAACCACCGACGGACAGCTTGTTTTCATTCTTGCCCGCGGCACAGGTCAGGCCTTTGTAAGCCGCGATGTGCCCCGTGAGACGCTCAGAGATTTTTTGACGGAGATAAAAGCAACATGA